The proteins below are encoded in one region of Streptomyces roseirectus:
- a CDS encoding VOC family protein, which yields MAENRASGYGEGGAAGAFGEGVPCWVDAQLGDLDAGKRFYGELFGWTFTEPDDPGMAHGGALWALKDGRPVAALTPKSDGRMPTVWTVYFAAPDIRRTTGRIIAVGGQVVMAPFPVGRLGTAALVTDPEGAVFGLWQAGRHAGFGARHTPSTFVWAELYARDIETVNSFYGGLFHEALFGPDARPDFGRAPVSDVFPAEMPPHFVVHFGVEDCAVAVRTVVRLGGRVQAGPFPTSYGVAAVVSDNQGASFALLQR from the coding sequence ATGGCCGAAAACAGGGCATCGGGGTACGGAGAGGGTGGCGCCGCGGGCGCCTTCGGTGAGGGCGTCCCCTGCTGGGTCGACGCCCAGCTCGGCGACCTCGACGCGGGGAAACGTTTCTACGGTGAGCTCTTCGGGTGGACCTTCACCGAGCCCGACGACCCCGGGATGGCCCACGGCGGCGCCCTGTGGGCGCTCAAGGACGGCCGTCCGGTCGCCGCCCTCACTCCCAAGTCCGACGGACGTATGCCCACCGTCTGGACGGTCTACTTCGCCGCCCCCGACATCCGCCGTACCACGGGGCGCATCATCGCCGTCGGCGGGCAGGTCGTCATGGCCCCCTTCCCCGTCGGGCGGCTCGGCACCGCCGCCCTGGTCACCGACCCCGAGGGGGCCGTGTTCGGCCTCTGGCAGGCCGGGCGCCACGCCGGCTTCGGGGCCCGTCACACCCCTAGTACTTTCGTCTGGGCCGAGCTGTACGCCCGGGACATCGAGACCGTGAACTCCTTCTACGGCGGGCTCTTCCACGAGGCCCTGTTCGGCCCCGACGCCCGCCCCGACTTCGGCCGGGCCCCCGTCTCCGACGTCTTCCCCGCCGAGATGCCCCCGCACTTCGTCGTCCACTTCGGGGTCGAGGACTGCGCCGTCGCCGTCCGGACCGTCGTCCGGCTCGGCGGGCGGGTCCAGGCGGGGCCGTTCCCGACGTCCTACGGGGTCGCCGCCGTCGTGTCGGACAATCAAGGGGCGTCGTTCGCGTTGTTGCAGCGGTGA
- a CDS encoding TetR family transcriptional regulator codes for MRTVDGRVAGRRGQATRQKLLDCLSEMLSSSPYRDVKVIDVARKAGTSPATFYQYFPDVEGAVLEIAEQMAAEGAGLTELLAGRSWVGKAGWQTAQELVDGFLEFWRKNEAILRVVDLGAAEGDKRFYKLRMKILNSVNNSLADTVAELQSKGRVDKDVNPAAVAGSLVAMLAAVASHQKGFTTWGVKQAELKPNLALLVHLGITGKKPTK; via the coding sequence GTGCGTACCGTCGACGGCCGCGTAGCCGGTCGGCGTGGGCAGGCCACGCGGCAGAAGCTGCTGGACTGCCTCAGCGAGATGCTCAGCTCCTCTCCCTACCGGGACGTCAAGGTCATCGACGTGGCCCGGAAGGCGGGTACTTCGCCCGCGACCTTCTACCAGTACTTCCCGGACGTCGAGGGCGCCGTCCTGGAGATCGCCGAGCAAATGGCGGCGGAGGGCGCGGGGTTGACCGAACTCCTCGCGGGCCGCTCGTGGGTGGGCAAGGCCGGCTGGCAGACCGCGCAGGAACTCGTGGACGGTTTCCTGGAGTTCTGGCGGAAGAACGAGGCGATCCTGCGGGTGGTCGATCTCGGGGCGGCCGAGGGCGACAAGCGTTTCTACAAGCTCCGGATGAAGATCCTGAACTCGGTGAACAACTCCCTCGCGGACACGGTCGCGGAGTTGCAGTCCAAGGGCAGGGTCGACAAGGACGTGAACCCGGCGGCGGTCGCCGGTTCCCTCGTCGCCATGCTGGCCGCCGTCGCCTCGCACCAGAAGGGTTTCACCACCTGGGGCGTGAAGCAGGCCGAACTCAAGCCGAATCTGGCGCTGTTGGTGCACCTCGGCATCACCGGCAAGAAGCCGACGAAGTAG
- a CDS encoding acyl-CoA dehydrogenase family protein, giving the protein MDASLTAEQHEIRRTLRELLGKRCGSAELRAAVETPAGHDPALWDALATQLGLPGLALPDKYGGVGCGTLELALAGEELGHALAPSPLLATSVLAAPLILALGSAAQREAHLPRIAAGRLTATLAAPVDALALTCGNDGDWAGGGRAGGVQARTRDGGWRLYGEAVRVLDGHSAGLLVVAAHCGGFARSRVRLFLVHGDAPGVTRVRHTAVDVTRPLGRVQLRDVPAELLGDDVDVLGPLASAGEVFAAHLACEAVGAAGRVLEMTVEHVKRREQFGRPIGSFQAVQHRLADVYVRVQAARSAAYYAAWAAGREAVGGLALAQALDALRLAAAEGIQLHGGIGFTWEHDAHLYFKRAAGDEALFGPAHRLRAHAADTAHVFTEKGVTA; this is encoded by the coding sequence GTGGACGCCAGCCTCACCGCCGAACAGCACGAGATCCGGCGCACCCTGCGCGAACTCCTCGGAAAACGCTGCGGCTCCGCCGAGCTGCGGGCGGCGGTCGAGACCCCCGCCGGACACGACCCCGCCCTCTGGGACGCCCTCGCCACCCAACTCGGCCTGCCCGGACTCGCCTTGCCGGACAAGTACGGCGGGGTCGGCTGCGGCACACTCGAACTCGCCCTCGCCGGAGAGGAATTGGGGCACGCGCTCGCACCGTCCCCGCTGCTCGCGACCTCCGTCCTCGCCGCCCCGCTGATCCTCGCCCTCGGCAGTGCCGCGCAACGCGAGGCCCACCTGCCCCGCATCGCCGCCGGACGGCTCACCGCCACCCTCGCCGCTCCCGTCGACGCCCTCGCCCTGACCTGCGGGAACGACGGCGACTGGGCCGGAGGCGGGCGCGCCGGGGGCGTCCAGGCCCGGACCCGTGACGGTGGCTGGCGGCTCTACGGGGAGGCCGTGCGCGTCCTCGACGGGCACAGCGCCGGGCTGCTGGTCGTCGCCGCGCACTGCGGCGGGTTCGCCCGGTCCCGGGTGCGGCTGTTCCTCGTCCACGGGGACGCGCCCGGCGTGACGCGGGTGCGGCATACCGCGGTTGACGTCACACGGCCACTCGGGCGCGTCCAACTGAGGGATGTTCCCGCCGAGTTGCTGGGGGACGACGTCGACGTCCTGGGTCCGCTCGCCTCGGCCGGGGAGGTGTTCGCGGCGCACCTCGCCTGCGAAGCCGTCGGCGCGGCCGGGCGCGTGCTGGAGATGACCGTCGAACACGTCAAGCGGCGCGAGCAGTTCGGACGTCCGATCGGGTCCTTCCAGGCCGTGCAGCACCGGCTCGCGGACGTCTACGTGCGGGTGCAGGCCGCGCGGTCGGCCGCGTACTACGCCGCATGGGCGGCCGGACGGGAGGCGGTTGGCGGACTCGCGCTCGCGCAGGCCCTCGACGCGCTGCGGCTCGCCGCCGCCGAGGGGATCCAACTGCACGGCGGCATCGGGTTCACGTGGGAGCACGACGCGCACCTGTACTTCAAGCGGGCCGCCGGCGACGAGGCGCTGTTCGGCCCGGCACACCGGCTGCGCGCGCACGCCGCCGACACCGCCCACGTCTTCACGGAAAAGGGAGTGACCGCGTGA
- a CDS encoding helix-turn-helix domain-containing protein, whose amino-acid sequence MEMRKMRMAADVTTEYAAGLLGIDRTRLSNMESGIRTFSADRVRTLACNYECTDEDYVSALVAMAEHKERGWWEQYRGSLPAGLLDIAELEWHTTRLRAVQFMHPPGLLQTEEYARGIFGAGLIPISRLEVELRVAHRMARQQVFDRPAPLSLTTYIHEAALRMRFGSIEATRNQLIYLAEQSERDTVEVRVIPMTVIDFPGAGHTMAYADGPVPQLDTVQLDSTSGPVFTDADAQLAKYRAHMTWMDSAALPPAASRDFILTVAREL is encoded by the coding sequence ATGGAGATGCGCAAGATGCGCATGGCGGCGGACGTCACCACCGAGTACGCGGCCGGACTCCTCGGCATCGACCGGACCCGCCTGTCCAACATGGAGTCGGGCATCCGCACGTTCTCTGCCGACCGGGTGCGCACACTCGCCTGCAACTACGAGTGCACGGACGAGGATTACGTCAGCGCACTGGTCGCCATGGCCGAGCACAAGGAGCGCGGCTGGTGGGAGCAGTACCGGGGTTCACTGCCCGCCGGCCTGCTGGACATCGCGGAGTTGGAGTGGCACACCACGCGGCTTCGCGCGGTCCAGTTCATGCACCCGCCGGGCCTCCTCCAGACCGAGGAGTACGCACGCGGCATCTTCGGCGCGGGGCTGATCCCCATCAGCCGCTTGGAGGTCGAGCTGAGGGTCGCCCACCGCATGGCCCGGCAGCAGGTCTTCGACCGGCCCGCCCCGCTCTCCCTCACCACGTACATCCACGAAGCCGCCCTGCGCATGCGTTTCGGCAGCATCGAGGCCACCAGGAACCAACTCATCTACCTGGCCGAGCAGTCCGAGCGCGACACCGTCGAAGTCCGCGTCATCCCGATGACCGTGATCGACTTCCCCGGAGCCGGGCACACCATGGCGTACGCGGACGGCCCCGTCCCCCAGCTCGACACCGTGCAGCTGGACTCCACGAGCGGCCCCGTATTCACCGACGCGGACGCCCAACTCGCGAAGTACCGTGCACATATGACCTGGATGGACTCCGCCGCACTGCCACCGGCCGCCTCGCGCGACTTCATCCTCACCGTCGCCCGAGAACTTTGA
- a CDS encoding ATP-binding protein yields the protein MPIDMPGDGICRSPRLGPTQLAFIPCLPTDLRYSFTLPADLQTPGVARHATRAILNVHSLTAITDAAVQTVSELTTCACRFTPGKEIYLSLRYREDALYVTLFDDHPQHTNRHLKSACEDHRCTSLDLLDRVIGACRGDWGIGPASAFNGGTKMWATLPREGAERYSKG from the coding sequence GTGCCCATCGACATGCCCGGAGACGGGATCTGCCGGTCCCCCCGCCTCGGCCCCACCCAACTCGCCTTCATCCCCTGCCTCCCCACCGACCTCCGCTACAGCTTCACCCTCCCCGCCGACCTCCAGACCCCCGGCGTCGCCCGCCACGCCACCCGCGCCATCCTCAACGTCCACTCCCTCACCGCGATCACCGACGCCGCCGTCCAGACCGTCAGCGAACTCACCACCTGCGCCTGCCGGTTCACCCCCGGCAAGGAGATCTACCTCTCCCTCCGCTACCGCGAGGACGCCCTGTACGTCACCCTCTTCGACGACCACCCGCAGCACACCAACCGCCACCTCAAGTCCGCCTGTGAAGACCACCGTTGCACCTCGCTCGACCTCCTCGACCGCGTCATCGGCGCCTGCCGGGGCGACTGGGGCATCGGGCCCGCCAGCGCCTTCAATGGCGGCACGAAGATGTGGGCCACCCTGCCGAGGGAGGGGGCGGAGAGGTACTCGAAGGGGTGA
- a CDS encoding nitroreductase family deazaflavin-dependent oxidoreductase, with amino-acid sequence MTSFGVRIVQRVSSTRVFSRVGPRVIPALDRAVHRLSRGKVLLSAQLLPGTILTSTGARSGLARRTPLACMPEGDGSWLLVGSNFGRPGHPSWTANLIAHPKASVNWKGTEIPVTARLLTGAERDAAWRAALAFWPPYATYQARIDREIRLFRVTAS; translated from the coding sequence GTGACCAGCTTCGGCGTCCGGATCGTCCAACGCGTCTCGTCCACACGGGTGTTCAGCCGAGTCGGCCCGCGCGTCATCCCCGCGCTCGACCGCGCCGTGCACCGGCTCAGCCGGGGCAAGGTGCTGCTGAGCGCGCAACTGCTGCCGGGCACGATCCTCACCTCGACCGGCGCCCGCAGCGGGCTCGCCCGCCGCACACCGCTCGCCTGCATGCCCGAGGGCGACGGGAGTTGGCTGCTCGTCGGCTCCAACTTCGGCCGCCCGGGGCATCCTTCGTGGACCGCCAACCTCATCGCCCACCCGAAGGCGTCGGTCAACTGGAAGGGCACCGAAATCCCGGTCACCGCCCGGCTGTTGACGGGCGCGGAACGGGACGCCGCATGGCGGGCGGCGCTCGCCTTCTGGCCGCCGTACGCGACGTACCAGGCGCGGATCGACCGCGAGATCCGCCTGTTCAGGGTCACGGCGTCGTGA
- a CDS encoding thiolase C-terminal domain-containing protein yields the protein MTRKVAVVGAALSDCGRLDDTTPYALHAQAARRALADAGLDRSAVDGFASAGLGTLAPVEVADYLGLRPTWVDSTSVGGSTWEVMAAHAADAIAAGHADVVLLAYGSTARADVRAGRRTGTLSFGGRGPSQFEVPYGHTLIAKYAMAARRHMIEFGTTVEQLASVAVQARANAVLNPEAMFRTPITEADVLDGELIADPFTKLHCCIRSDGGAAILLAAEEYVRDCRSTPVWVLGSGEHVSHASMSEWADFTVSPAAVSGRIAFERAGVGPGEIDFAEIYDAFTYMTLVTLEDLGFCAKGEGGAFVDKGRLLVEGGELPVNTDGGGLSAQHPGMRGLFLLVEAVRQLRGEAGARQVRGREGDLPRLGVASGTGGWFCSSGTVVLGR from the coding sequence ATGACGCGCAAGGTAGCTGTGGTGGGCGCGGCCCTCTCCGACTGCGGACGCCTCGACGACACGACCCCCTACGCCCTGCACGCCCAGGCGGCCCGGCGCGCGCTGGCCGACGCCGGTCTGGACCGGAGCGCGGTCGACGGCTTCGCGTCCGCCGGACTCGGCACGCTCGCGCCGGTCGAGGTCGCCGACTACCTGGGCCTGCGGCCGACTTGGGTCGACTCGACGTCCGTCGGCGGCTCCACGTGGGAGGTCATGGCCGCGCACGCCGCCGACGCGATCGCCGCCGGACACGCCGACGTCGTCCTCCTCGCCTACGGTTCGACGGCGCGGGCGGACGTGCGGGCGGGGCGGCGCACCGGCACGCTGTCGTTCGGCGGCCGGGGGCCGAGCCAGTTCGAAGTGCCGTACGGGCACACGCTGATCGCGAAGTACGCGATGGCCGCGCGGCGCCACATGATCGAATTCGGCACCACCGTCGAGCAGTTGGCGTCGGTCGCGGTCCAGGCCCGCGCGAACGCCGTCCTGAACCCCGAGGCGATGTTCCGGACGCCGATCACCGAAGCGGACGTCCTGGACGGGGAGTTGATCGCCGACCCCTTCACCAAGCTGCACTGCTGCATCCGCTCGGACGGCGGCGCCGCGATCCTGCTGGCGGCCGAGGAGTACGTGCGGGACTGCCGCTCGACCCCCGTCTGGGTGCTGGGCAGCGGGGAGCACGTCTCGCACGCGAGCATGTCGGAGTGGGCGGACTTCACGGTCTCCCCGGCCGCGGTGAGCGGCCGGATCGCCTTCGAGCGGGCGGGAGTTGGCCCTGGTGAGATCGACTTCGCCGAGATCTACGACGCGTTCACCTATATGACACTGGTGACCCTCGAAGACCTCGGCTTCTGCGCCAAGGGTGAGGGTGGCGCCTTCGTCGACAAGGGCCGGCTCCTCGTCGAGGGCGGCGAGTTGCCCGTCAACACGGACGGCGGCGGCCTCTCCGCCCAACACCCCGGTATGCGGGGGCTGTTCCTCCTGGTCGAGGCGGTCCGGCAACTGCGAGGCGAGGCGGGCGCGAGGCAAGTCCGGGGGCGGGAGGGGGACTTGCCCCGGCTGGGGGTGGCCTCGGGGACGGGCGGGTGGTTCTGTTCGTCGGGGACGGTGGTGCTGGGGCGGTGA